Proteins from a single region of Nitrospinaceae bacterium:
- the cobJ gene encoding precorrin-3B C(17)-methyltransferase has protein sequence MENLAGGPAVFILSGSALETAEKVRDAISGAQIHGLARRVPEADVTFEDAAQHLRDMYQGGQEIIGICAAAILIRALGPILSDKSGEPAVVALSEDGKHVIPLLGGHRGANRRAEELASLLGGKAALTTAGDVNWGVALDDPPEGYTLDRPEEAKAFSARLLAGEQVRLEGKSAWLAGACLPLADDAALSIRVGVQKVNNEPDALNYFSKSVVIGVGCERGAPPDDVLALVHRSLAAINIDTRAVGLIVSIDLKADEPALHYLGKALDAPVRFFSSEVLEKEAHRIPNPSEVVFKETGCHGVAEGAVLAALGPAQSLALEKQIMGRATCCIGVRERPWLEPLPGTARGELFVIGLGPGGSGWRTAEAETLIRHSTDLVGYRLYLDLAGPLTSGKHLHPYELGEEETRVRAALDLAGEGRRVGLLCSGDPGIYAMASLVYEMLDRENNPAWQRVHVQVSPGVSALQAAAARVGAPLGHDFCTISLSDLLTPWEIIEKRVMAAAAGDFNIAFYNPVSARRKTQLDRARQILLGHRSPETPVVVARNLGREGEEVSVTELANLDTSTVDMLSVVLVGSSETRISPDGNSSARVYTPRGYAQKAGSRKGSANARELR, from the coding sequence ATGGAAAATTTAGCCGGCGGCCCGGCAGTTTTTATCCTCTCTGGCAGCGCTCTTGAAACCGCAGAAAAGGTGCGCGACGCGATTTCGGGAGCGCAAATTCACGGCCTCGCCCGCCGGGTGCCCGAGGCGGATGTTACTTTTGAAGACGCTGCCCAGCACCTTCGGGATATGTATCAGGGCGGCCAGGAAATTATCGGAATTTGCGCCGCCGCCATTTTAATCCGTGCCCTGGGACCAATTCTTTCGGACAAATCAGGAGAGCCCGCCGTCGTCGCACTCTCGGAGGATGGGAAACATGTGATTCCTCTTCTGGGCGGACACCGGGGGGCGAACCGCCGGGCAGAGGAATTGGCTTCCCTTCTGGGGGGCAAGGCGGCGCTTACCACGGCGGGAGACGTGAACTGGGGTGTGGCCCTGGACGATCCGCCAGAGGGCTACACACTCGACCGACCGGAGGAGGCCAAAGCTTTCTCGGCGCGGCTCCTCGCCGGCGAGCAGGTGCGGCTTGAAGGAAAGTCGGCGTGGCTAGCAGGTGCCTGTCTTCCGCTCGCCGATGACGCGGCGCTTTCGATAAGGGTGGGCGTCCAAAAAGTTAATAATGAGCCGGACGCGCTGAATTATTTTTCAAAAAGCGTTGTCATTGGCGTGGGCTGCGAGCGCGGCGCGCCGCCCGATGATGTCTTGGCGCTTGTCCATCGCTCTTTGGCCGCGATAAACATCGACACGAGAGCCGTGGGACTCATTGTTTCTATTGACCTTAAGGCTGATGAGCCCGCACTGCACTATCTGGGCAAGGCGCTCGATGCCCCGGTTCGCTTTTTTTCGTCCGAAGTGCTTGAAAAAGAAGCACATAGGATTCCAAATCCCTCGGAAGTCGTCTTCAAGGAGACGGGCTGCCACGGTGTTGCCGAGGGGGCGGTCCTCGCCGCTCTGGGCCCGGCGCAAAGCCTTGCCCTTGAGAAGCAGATAATGGGACGTGCGACATGTTGCATTGGTGTTCGCGAGAGGCCCTGGCTAGAGCCGCTTCCGGGGACCGCACGCGGCGAGTTGTTTGTCATCGGCCTGGGACCCGGCGGCTCAGGATGGCGCACCGCCGAGGCGGAGACTCTCATTCGCCACTCGACCGATCTGGTGGGCTACCGGCTCTATCTCGATCTGGCCGGGCCACTAACGAGTGGCAAGCATCTTCACCCATACGAGTTGGGGGAGGAGGAAACACGTGTCCGGGCTGCCTTGGATCTCGCGGGCGAAGGGCGAAGGGTGGGCCTTCTTTGCTCGGGCGACCCTGGTATCTACGCCATGGCCTCGCTGGTATACGAAATGCTTGACCGGGAAAATAATCCCGCCTGGCAACGTGTTCATGTCCAGGTATCACCCGGTGTCTCGGCGCTTCAGGCGGCGGCCGCACGGGTAGGGGCCCCCCTGGGCCATGATTTCTGCACAATTTCGCTATCAGACCTACTCACCCCCTGGGAGATCATCGAAAAACGAGTTATGGCCGCAGCAGCGGGGGATTTCAACATCGCCTTCTACAACCCCGTATCCGCGCGGCGAAAAACACAGTTAGATCGTGCCCGGCAGATTTTGCTTGGGCATCGCTCGCCGGAAACACCTGTAGTCGTTGCGAGAAACCTGGGCCGCGAGGGCGAGGAGGTGAGCGTCACCGAACTCGCAAATCTCGACACCAGTACCGTGGATATGCTCTCGGTGGTACTAGTCGGCTCATCCGAAACGAGAATCAGCCCAGATGGCAATTCATCCGCGCGCGTCTACACTCCGAGGGGATATGCGCAAAAAGCAGGCTCCCGTAAGGGAAGCGCCAATGCCAGGGAGTTGAGATGA
- the cobM gene encoding precorrin-4 C(11)-methyltransferase, protein MKVHFIGAGPGAPDLITLRGARLIEVCPICLYAGSLVPKELVAKAPEGATLIDTAPMNLDEIIDEIIKAHKKDLDVARVHSGDPSLYGAIAEQIRRLDALGIDYEVTPGVTAYSAAAAELKRELTLPGVTQTIIATRTAMESSSMPEGEALEELGKSRATLAIHLSIRNLKHVEEALTPHYGADCPTVVVYRVSWPDQKIIHGTLSTIREKVEKAKITRTALIFVGEVFTDTNFEDSALYRPEHRHIFRTGKKS, encoded by the coding sequence ATGAAAGTTCATTTCATCGGCGCAGGCCCCGGCGCTCCCGATTTGATCACCCTCCGAGGGGCGCGGCTAATAGAAGTCTGCCCTATCTGCCTTTACGCGGGCTCTCTCGTCCCCAAAGAGCTGGTAGCAAAGGCCCCTGAGGGAGCGACGCTCATCGACACCGCCCCGATGAATCTCGACGAAATTATCGACGAGATCATAAAGGCGCATAAAAAAGACCTCGATGTCGCCCGCGTACACTCGGGCGACCCCTCACTCTACGGTGCGATTGCCGAGCAAATTCGGCGGCTAGACGCGTTGGGTATCGATTACGAGGTAACACCCGGTGTAACGGCATATTCGGCGGCAGCGGCAGAGCTAAAACGCGAGTTAACGCTCCCCGGCGTCACCCAGACCATCATCGCAACCCGGACGGCAATGGAGTCCTCCTCGATGCCTGAAGGCGAGGCGCTCGAGGAATTGGGCAAATCAAGGGCGACGCTGGCAATTCATCTTTCTATCAGGAATTTGAAGCATGTCGAGGAAGCACTCACCCCACATTACGGTGCGGATTGCCCGACCGTTGTCGTCTACCGAGTGAGCTGGCCTGATCAGAAAATTATTCACGGAACACTTTCGACAATTCGGGAAAAAGTGGAGAAGGCCAAGATTACCCGGACGGCGCTGATCTTCGTTGGCGAGGTGTTTACCGATACGAATTTCGAGGATAGTGCTCTCTACCGCCCGGAGCACCGACATATTTTCAGAACCGGGAAAAAATCATAA
- a CDS encoding cobalt-precorrin-6A reductase — translation MSYEKVVLILGGTGEAFELAAMINALTGWRAVTSMAGRTKRPRRPVGEVIFGGFGGPEGLGRCLAERGALAMIDATHPFASQITRNAVQACTKAEIPLLRLDRPPWLVRQSWRLVSDIGEAARLFRGRKERVFLTIGKKELGEFGNVGDSFFLIRTVDPVEASPSNNNHEFVTGRGPYSVEGELQIMRDYGITWLVTKNSGGEVGMSKLIAAEQAGVSICVIERPKLPECESVETPAEAARWLERL, via the coding sequence ATGAGCTATGAGAAAGTTGTTTTGATTCTCGGCGGAACGGGTGAGGCGTTCGAACTAGCCGCAATGATCAATGCCTTGACGGGTTGGCGTGCCGTTACGAGTATGGCCGGGCGCACGAAGCGACCGCGGCGTCCCGTAGGCGAGGTTATTTTTGGGGGATTCGGTGGCCCAGAGGGGTTGGGGAGGTGCCTCGCCGAGCGTGGTGCCCTGGCTATGATCGACGCGACTCATCCCTTTGCCTCCCAAATTACTCGGAACGCTGTCCAGGCCTGCACGAAGGCGGAGATCCCCCTTCTCAGGCTTGATAGGCCCCCCTGGTTGGTGCGCCAGAGTTGGCGGCTTGTTTCGGATATAGGGGAAGCTGCACGATTGTTCCGTGGTCGCAAGGAGCGGGTATTTCTCACCATTGGCAAAAAAGAATTGGGTGAATTTGGAAATGTGGGAGATTCATTTTTTCTCATTCGCACAGTTGATCCTGTAGAGGCTTCTCCGTCGAACAACAATCATGAATTCGTTACCGGGCGTGGTCCCTATTCGGTGGAAGGCGAGCTTCAAATTATGCGTGATTACGGAATAACCTGGCTGGTCACGAAAAACAGTGGTGGCGAGGTCGGAATGAGCAAACTCATCGCAGCCGAACAGGCCGGGGTGAGCATTTGTGTCATCGAGCGACCAAAACTACCTGAATGTGAAAGTGTGGAAACCCCCGCCGAGGCCGCGCGTTGGCTTGAAAGGTTATGA
- a CDS encoding cobalt-precorrin-5B (C(1))-methyltransferase codes for MVRNEVEPLRRGWTTGACATAAAKAAYTALLTGKFPDPVAIILPKGERPSFSLAIETLGEDFARAGIVKDAGDDPDVTHGALVIVTLRRCEAGAGVIFRAGGGVGTVTKPGLPVEVGEPAINPAPRRMMIAEIESLARVHGEPGDIEIEISVPGGEGLAQKTWNPRLGILGGISILGTTGVVIPYSCSAWIHSIHRGIDVARATGLEHLAGCTGSTSESAVQAMYGLSDGAMLDMGDFAGGMLKYLKLNPVPRLTIGGGFGKLAKLAQGHLDLHSGRSQVDFDWLARQMETVAAPSEICQKAKEANTANEVLEIARTENLPLADHVASLALETTVKVLEGVTIQLEVLIFDRKGVLSGRSGQA; via the coding sequence ATGGTACGTAATGAAGTGGAGCCGCTCAGACGGGGATGGACGACTGGCGCATGCGCCACGGCGGCAGCTAAGGCGGCCTACACGGCGCTGCTGACGGGTAAATTCCCCGATCCAGTTGCGATCATACTGCCCAAGGGCGAGCGGCCAAGTTTTTCATTAGCTATAGAGACACTTGGTGAAGATTTTGCACGAGCGGGCATCGTCAAGGATGCGGGTGATGATCCGGACGTGACGCACGGGGCGCTGGTGATCGTCACTCTCCGGAGGTGCGAGGCTGGGGCTGGTGTTATCTTCCGGGCGGGCGGGGGTGTTGGCACCGTCACTAAGCCCGGCCTACCGGTAGAGGTGGGCGAGCCCGCCATAAATCCTGCTCCTCGCCGAATGATGATAGCCGAAATCGAATCGCTGGCGCGGGTACATGGTGAGCCGGGTGATATTGAAATTGAAATCTCTGTGCCCGGAGGAGAAGGGTTGGCCCAAAAGACCTGGAATCCGCGCCTCGGTATTCTCGGCGGAATCTCAATCCTCGGGACGACAGGGGTGGTTATTCCCTATTCGTGTTCGGCATGGATTCATTCGATCCATAGAGGGATAGATGTCGCCCGTGCGACCGGACTCGAACACCTCGCCGGATGCACGGGCTCGACCTCCGAGAGTGCCGTTCAGGCCATGTACGGCCTGAGTGACGGGGCCATGCTCGATATGGGAGATTTTGCGGGTGGGATGCTAAAGTACCTAAAGCTAAACCCTGTCCCGAGGCTCACCATCGGCGGAGGTTTTGGGAAACTCGCCAAGCTCGCCCAGGGCCATCTCGATCTTCATTCAGGCCGCTCCCAAGTTGATTTCGATTGGCTGGCTAGGCAGATGGAAACTGTGGCTGCTCCCTCGGAGATATGCCAAAAGGCGAAGGAGGCCAACACCGCTAACGAGGTGTTGGAAATCGCCCGGACCGAGAATCTGCCGCTGGCAGATCACGTCGCGTCATTGGCGCTTGAGACCACAGTAAAGGTACTTGAGGGTGTGACCATTCAACTTGAGGTTCTCATCTTTGACCGAAAGGGCGTCCTGTCAGGACGGAGTGGGCAAGCATGA
- the cobA gene encoding uroporphyrinogen-III C-methyltransferase, which produces MEKSHSNLMPVFEAGHVWLAGAGPGDPGLITLLCAHALQEADVVVYDALVGPEILKMAGPKAVLQYAGKRGGKPSPKQPDITLSLIEHARSGNRVLRLKGGDPFVFGRGGEEAMRLAEADIPFRIVPGISAGIGGLAYAGIPLTHRDHNSVATFITGHGASGNVPEQINWQAIAEGSPVIVAYMAIKHLPNIISKLLDNGRNPDEPVALISHATLPDQYILKTSLRQCIKDAMTANVQAPAVVVIGSVVSFREHLDWLKPTIKNSL; this is translated from the coding sequence ATGGAAAAATCTCACTCAAATCTTATGCCCGTATTTGAAGCGGGGCACGTGTGGCTCGCAGGCGCTGGCCCCGGCGATCCAGGCCTAATAACGCTCCTCTGCGCCCATGCACTCCAGGAGGCAGACGTGGTCGTCTACGACGCGCTGGTGGGCCCCGAAATCCTGAAAATGGCCGGCCCCAAAGCCGTACTTCAATATGCCGGAAAGCGAGGCGGAAAACCCTCACCCAAGCAGCCGGACATTACCCTGAGCCTGATCGAGCACGCCCGCTCGGGAAACCGCGTTCTTCGACTCAAGGGTGGCGACCCGTTTGTTTTCGGTCGGGGTGGCGAAGAGGCCATGCGCCTAGCCGAGGCGGACATTCCTTTCCGAATTGTTCCCGGCATCTCGGCGGGCATCGGTGGGCTCGCCTATGCTGGAATTCCTCTCACTCACCGGGACCATAACTCGGTCGCCACTTTCATCACCGGACACGGTGCCAGCGGCAATGTTCCCGAACAAATTAACTGGCAAGCCATCGCAGAAGGCTCCCCGGTTATTGTCGCCTACATGGCAATCAAGCACCTACCAAATATCATTAGCAAACTTCTCGACAACGGGAGGAATCCGGATGAACCCGTCGCTCTGATAAGTCATGCGACCCTGCCAGATCAATACATCCTTAAAACAAGCCTCCGACAATGCATCAAGGATGCGATGACTGCCAATGTCCAAGCACCGGCGGTGGTGGTCATCGGCAGTGTGGTTTCATTCCGAGAACACCTCGACTGGCTCAAACCGACCATCAAAAATTCACTTTAA
- a CDS encoding cobyrinate a,c-diamide synthase: MTKKLSPPATSEGSGLIIAATASGTGKTTVTLAALRAMARQNISVSSGKVGPDYIDPAFHRAASGLPCMNLDSFAMSNNTLNQIMATTISAADYTLIEGVMGLFDGSIAGSGSTADIAGRFELPVLLVVNVSGQSDSVGAVVRGFMSHDKSIKIAGAVLNEVASVRHGDMCRAAVENTGCPVISVLPRESALTREHRHLGLLQASENTDLESFLDNAARWFEQNTDWPAFLSLFTPPRLHVGAQENDSGTTPLGRHISIASDVAFSFVYPHLLNCWRSKGTEVSFFSPLAGEAPAEGADAIYLPGGYPELHAATLSRQRGFFAAIRAAANRDVSIFGECGGYMVLGESLTDTEGHSHPMAGLLPLEFTIENPERRLGYRTATLQMPALAENAGTRFRAHEFHYASISRTEPYSETLKPLFKIEDARGKYLGKAGHTKGSVSGSFVHLIDKVAE; this comes from the coding sequence ATGACCAAAAAATTATCTCCTCCCGCTACATCAGAAGGTAGCGGGCTCATCATCGCCGCCACGGCATCGGGCACCGGAAAAACAACTGTCACACTCGCCGCCCTCCGGGCGATGGCGCGACAGAACATCTCCGTTTCCTCGGGCAAAGTTGGCCCCGATTATATCGACCCGGCGTTCCATCGCGCCGCCTCCGGCTTGCCTTGCATGAATCTAGACAGCTTCGCGATGTCGAATAACACCTTAAACCAAATTATGGCCACAACGATCTCGGCGGCGGACTATACTCTTATCGAGGGGGTGATGGGCCTGTTCGACGGCTCTATCGCGGGCTCGGGCTCGACCGCCGACATCGCCGGGCGCTTTGAGTTACCTGTCTTACTGGTGGTCAATGTATCAGGCCAATCCGACTCGGTCGGGGCAGTGGTGCGCGGATTCATGTCTCACGATAAAAGTATAAAAATCGCAGGTGCCGTTCTCAACGAGGTCGCAAGCGTACGACATGGCGACATGTGCCGTGCAGCGGTGGAGAATACAGGTTGTCCAGTCATATCGGTTCTGCCAAGAGAGTCCGCCCTCACTAGAGAGCACCGCCATCTTGGCCTGCTCCAAGCTTCGGAAAACACCGATCTGGAATCGTTCTTGGATAACGCAGCAAGATGGTTCGAGCAAAACACGGACTGGCCTGCCTTCCTGTCTTTATTCACCCCCCCGAGACTTCATGTCGGGGCACAGGAAAATGATTCCGGCACCACTCCCCTCGGACGACACATTTCCATCGCCAGCGACGTGGCCTTCAGCTTCGTTTATCCTCATCTACTTAATTGCTGGAGATCGAAAGGCACGGAGGTTTCTTTTTTCTCACCTCTCGCAGGAGAGGCGCCTGCTGAAGGTGCAGACGCCATCTATCTTCCAGGCGGCTACCCGGAACTTCATGCCGCCACCCTCAGTCGGCAAAGAGGATTTTTCGCCGCCATTCGCGCAGCGGCAAATCGGGACGTTTCCATTTTCGGAGAATGCGGTGGCTACATGGTCTTAGGAGAATCACTAACAGACACCGAGGGCCACTCTCATCCAATGGCCGGTTTGCTACCTCTTGAATTCACCATCGAAAATCCAGAGCGTCGCCTAGGTTATCGGACAGCAACTCTTCAAATGCCAGCCCTCGCCGAGAATGCTGGCACTCGTTTTCGCGCCCACGAGTTTCACTACGCCTCGATCAGCCGCACAGAGCCATATTCAGAAACCTTGAAACCACTTTTTAAAATCGAGGATGCAAGGGGAAAATACTTGGGAAAAGCAGGACACACCAAAGGCTCCGTGTCGGGCTCCTTCGTTCACCTCATCGATAAAGTAGCAGAATAG
- a CDS encoding kinase — protein sequence MNFGYGFAPAHHGEMLQGVFRSSGGSFRQGLISLPCDLFWSETFFLSDSSGVVRVQPANKWKSRRAAEIALAYLGKRSAGGRLFISSRVPEKLGLGSSSSDVVAAVRAVASSFKIRLSPEEISRISIQAEIASDPLAWGRRFLHFAQREGRVIDEMPSPIPAFEIVGFNADPMGGGVDTLGLAPPAHTDAEVRLFDDLLGQFRRGIEKQDIEAIATVATQSAKLNQRFMKLNGFELLEDMVHRIGALGLQIAHSGTVVGFLFPPNMAIDQNLKRYLAILRDELGVDGFWHFRAGGAFTAAELS from the coding sequence ATGAATTTCGGATATGGTTTTGCTCCTGCGCACCACGGCGAAATGCTGCAGGGAGTTTTTCGCTCAAGCGGCGGCTCGTTTCGGCAGGGGCTGATTTCTCTTCCATGTGATCTGTTCTGGTCGGAGACATTTTTTCTTTCAGATTCGAGTGGTGTTGTCCGAGTTCAGCCAGCTAATAAGTGGAAGTCCCGCCGCGCCGCTGAAATCGCATTGGCATATCTTGGAAAGCGAAGCGCCGGTGGCAGGCTCTTTATCAGTAGCCGAGTTCCCGAAAAGCTTGGCTTGGGGTCTTCCTCAAGTGATGTCGTTGCGGCTGTTCGTGCCGTTGCAAGTTCATTCAAAATAAGATTGTCACCGGAGGAAATTTCCCGTATTTCCATTCAGGCGGAAATCGCTTCGGACCCGCTTGCCTGGGGGAGGAGGTTTCTTCATTTCGCCCAGCGAGAGGGGCGGGTGATAGATGAAATGCCCTCCCCGATACCCGCTTTCGAAATTGTCGGTTTTAATGCGGACCCTATGGGGGGTGGTGTTGATACCCTCGGATTGGCGCCTCCTGCGCATACCGATGCCGAGGTTCGCTTATTCGACGATTTGTTGGGGCAATTCCGCCGAGGAATAGAGAAACAGGATATCGAGGCGATAGCCACCGTGGCGACACAGAGTGCGAAGCTCAATCAACGGTTCATGAAACTGAACGGTTTTGAACTTCTTGAGGATATGGTGCACCGTATCGGGGCGCTGGGTCTTCAGATAGCGCACAGTGGAACTGTCGTGGGTTTTCTGTTTCCTCCAAATATGGCGATTGACCAGAACTTAAAGAGGTATCTTGCCATTCTACGGGATGAGTTGGGTGTCGATGGATTCTGGCACTTTCGGGCCGGAGGCGCGTTTACTGCAGCCGAACTGTCGTAG
- a CDS encoding HupE/UreJ family protein, translated as MKRLFFNSAALAGIFVLIPEISEAHVFGAYGAGLSEGLMHPFGGLDHVLAMLAIGLWAAQSGGRSLWSIPLAFVAMMTMGALAGMAGISIPFANVGVATSVIVLGALVALSAKWPAPVGALLAGFFAIFHGHSHGAEMSQAASVVSYGIGFVLATSLLHGAGIVASLGLSSYEYFSARLLRISGGAIAVYGLMILVGL; from the coding sequence ATGAAGCGTTTGTTTTTCAATTCAGCGGCCCTGGCCGGAATTTTTGTGTTAATTCCCGAAATTTCAGAGGCGCATGTTTTTGGAGCATATGGTGCGGGTTTATCTGAAGGATTAATGCACCCCTTTGGCGGTCTTGATCATGTGCTGGCGATGTTGGCGATTGGCTTGTGGGCGGCTCAGTCGGGTGGTCGTTCCTTGTGGAGTATTCCTCTGGCGTTTGTTGCAATGATGACAATGGGCGCCCTGGCGGGTATGGCTGGAATTTCGATTCCTTTCGCCAATGTGGGTGTTGCCACATCGGTGATAGTTCTCGGTGCTCTGGTGGCTCTGTCCGCAAAATGGCCGGCACCGGTGGGTGCCCTGCTTGCCGGATTCTTCGCAATTTTTCACGGCCATTCCCATGGTGCGGAGATGTCTCAGGCGGCGTCTGTCGTTTCGTACGGAATTGGATTTGTTCTGGCGACCTCCCTTTTGCACGGAGCAGGTATTGTCGCCAGCTTGGGTCTTTCGTCATATGAGTATTTTTCTGCCCGGCTCCTCCGCATCAGCGGCGGTGCGATTGCTGTCTATGGGTTGATGATTCTGGTCGGGCTCTAG
- a CDS encoding zinc-binding dehydrogenase yields MKGLVKTAKGPGNMAIQDVDEPLPGPGQVRVRVKWTGICGTDVHIASGEYFYYFPPVVLGHEFAGEVDDIGEGVEGFSVGDRVAVEPTKSTCGKCLHCEEGNYNRCEERDIAGVVSHGAFTNYVVTRATSLHKLSDSVSFKAAALSEPLAVCVHGLTEQCSISEGDTVLVVGPGTIGLCCAQVAMAHGARVIIAGTSRDRDRLALAERLGVYRTVNVEDDDLKKSVAELTSGVGVNMAVEAVGGAAPSRACLEAVRKGGQILQVGLPGEPVAVDLTLLAWKEIRLAGTFGQKRSAWKSAIGLLEAGKVDMEAMVSDVLSLSDWEAGFRIMERGEGLKVLLEPYPIH; encoded by the coding sequence ATGAAAGGTTTGGTGAAAACCGCCAAAGGACCGGGCAACATGGCGATACAGGATGTTGATGAGCCTTTGCCGGGACCTGGCCAGGTTAGGGTGCGTGTTAAATGGACGGGTATCTGTGGAACGGATGTTCATATTGCCTCGGGAGAGTATTTCTACTATTTCCCGCCCGTGGTTCTGGGCCATGAATTTGCTGGCGAGGTAGATGATATTGGTGAGGGTGTCGAGGGTTTTTCTGTGGGTGATCGGGTGGCGGTCGAGCCGACAAAAAGCACTTGTGGCAAGTGTCTTCACTGTGAGGAGGGAAACTACAACCGTTGCGAGGAGCGCGATATCGCGGGAGTTGTCTCCCACGGAGCGTTCACGAACTATGTTGTCACCCGCGCTACCTCACTCCATAAATTATCCGATTCGGTAAGTTTCAAAGCGGCGGCTCTCTCAGAGCCTCTGGCCGTTTGTGTGCACGGCCTTACCGAGCAGTGCAGCATCTCCGAGGGCGATACCGTTCTCGTTGTCGGTCCGGGGACAATCGGCCTTTGTTGCGCGCAGGTGGCAATGGCCCATGGTGCACGGGTAATCATCGCTGGAACCTCAAGGGACAGGGATCGGCTCGCACTTGCGGAGCGGCTGGGGGTATATCGCACCGTGAACGTAGAGGATGATGATCTCAAAAAGTCGGTGGCTGAGCTGACATCGGGAGTTGGAGTGAACATGGCGGTCGAGGCCGTGGGAGGCGCCGCCCCTTCCAGGGCATGTCTGGAGGCTGTCCGTAAGGGGGGGCAGATACTTCAGGTAGGATTACCGGGTGAGCCAGTGGCAGTTGATTTGACGCTTCTGGCTTGGAAGGAAATACGGCTTGCCGGAACATTTGGACAGAAGCGCTCTGCATGGAAATCAGCAATCGGGCTGCTTGAGGCGGGCAAAGTTGATATGGAGGCAATGGTGTCCGATGTTCTTTCTCTTTCTGACTGGGAGGCTGGATTTCGTATTATGGAGCGAGGCGAAGGCCTCAAGGTGCTCCTAGAGCCTTATCCCATTCACTAA
- a CDS encoding tetratricopeptide repeat protein: MGNKNKRITNDVANLAEEHIKRGNALESAGRLNDAASQFRRAISLAPENETARLGLSGVLLRQGKLSEGIKSIEAVLSINPSDVEAHNRLGIALERQGNLLEAEAAFEQAISLEPGFAPAYSNLGNILQAQGDLARAEENIRKAIDFRPESEITHNNLGNTLHKLGRLDEAATCYKKSLSLNPAYKTAAYNLSITLLLKGDLTTGWQHYESRWESPHFQDEMKTFEQPLWEGSPLEGKTILLHSEQGIGDTLQFVRYAKLIAEQGGKIILECQASLKKLIEKMPEFYAVIAEGESRPAFDLQAPLLSLPKIMGTTLETIPMEVPYIRALENQETANAISSSPGHLKVGLVWAGNPEHENDRNRSIPLENFGALLNTSNTRIFSLQLERENIRIRELGFDNKLRDLGPLVRGFDATAAAIEKLDLVVSVDTAAAHLAGAMGKSVWCLLSFVPDWRWMLTREDTPWYPTMRLFRQKRIGNWEEVIREVGDSLRRLASTS, from the coding sequence ATGGGAAATAAGAATAAACGAATAACGAATGATGTTGCGAACCTGGCCGAAGAGCATATTAAAAGAGGAAATGCTCTTGAGAGTGCAGGCAGATTGAACGATGCCGCCTCCCAGTTCCGGCGCGCGATTTCTCTTGCCCCCGAGAATGAAACAGCCCGCCTCGGACTGAGCGGTGTACTACTAAGACAGGGCAAACTGAGTGAGGGTATTAAATCCATCGAGGCCGTTCTTTCAATCAACCCGTCGGATGTTGAAGCGCATAATCGGCTTGGCATTGCCCTCGAGCGCCAAGGGAATCTTCTCGAAGCAGAGGCGGCCTTCGAGCAGGCCATCTCTCTGGAACCCGGTTTCGCTCCAGCCTACAGCAATCTGGGAAATATTTTACAGGCTCAAGGAGATCTCGCCAGGGCTGAGGAAAATATCCGCAAGGCAATCGATTTTCGCCCGGAATCCGAGATCACCCACAACAATCTGGGAAACACGCTTCACAAATTAGGCCGCCTGGACGAGGCCGCCACTTGCTACAAAAAATCACTTTCGCTTAATCCTGCCTACAAAACCGCCGCCTATAATCTTTCGATAACTCTTTTGCTCAAGGGAGATCTCACTACCGGATGGCAACACTACGAGTCAAGGTGGGAGTCTCCCCACTTTCAGGACGAGATGAAAACCTTCGAACAACCATTATGGGAAGGCTCCCCACTCGAGGGCAAAACGATTCTCCTCCACTCGGAGCAAGGGATCGGTGATACGTTGCAGTTTGTCCGCTATGCGAAACTTATCGCCGAGCAAGGCGGAAAAATAATTCTCGAATGTCAGGCGAGCCTGAAAAAACTTATTGAGAAAATGCCCGAATTTTACGCTGTTATCGCCGAGGGCGAGAGCCGCCCTGCATTCGACCTTCAGGCGCCCCTGCTGAGCCTCCCAAAAATCATGGGCACAACGCTCGAAACCATCCCTATGGAAGTTCCCTACATTAGGGCCCTCGAAAACCAGGAGACTGCTAACGCGATATCATCGTCGCCCGGACACTTAAAGGTAGGGCTCGTCTGGGCTGGAAATCCCGAACATGAAAATGATCGGAATCGTTCCATCCCGCTTGAGAATTTCGGGGCGCTGTTAAATACGAGCAATACCCGAATTTTTAGCCTTCAACTGGAAAGGGAAAACATCCGAATTCGGGAACTGGGATTTGATAACAAACTAAGAGACCTCGGCCCGCTAGTCAGGGGCTTTGACGCCACCGCAGCGGCAATAGAGAAACTCGACCTCGTTGTAAGCGTCGACACGGCGGCGGCGCATCTCGCCGGAGCAATGGGCAAGAGTGTCTGGTGCCTTCTCTCGTTCGTTCCCGACTGGCGTTGGATGTTGACGAGGGAGGATACACCTTGGTACCCAACCATGCGCCTTTTCAGGCAAAAAAGAATTGGCAATTGGGAAGAGGTAATCCGCGAGGTGGGCGATAGTCTCAGGCGCCTGGCGAGCACCTCCTAG